The Entelurus aequoreus isolate RoL-2023_Sb linkage group LG11, RoL_Eaeq_v1.1, whole genome shotgun sequence genome includes the window ccactttgtcaacaaatgcctgagcaaattgtttaagaacaacatttctcaactagctattgaaaggaatttagggatttctccatctacggtccataatatcctcaaaggttcagagaatctggagaaatcactgcccttaacattgaatgcccgtgaccttagatccctcagacggtactgcatcaaaaagggacatcagtgtgtaaaggatatcaccacatgggctcaggaacacttcagaaaaccactgtcagtaactacagttcttcgctacatctgtaagtgcaagttaaaaatctactacgcaaagccaaagccatttatcaacaacacccagaaacaccgccggcttcgcagggcctgagctcatctaatatggactgatgcaaagtggtaaagtgttctgtggtctaatgagtccacatttcaaattgttttttggagactgtggacgtcgtgtcctccggaccaaagaggaaaagaaccatccggattgttataggcgcaaagttcaaaaggcagcatctgtgatggtatgggggtgtattagtgcccaaggcatgggtaacttacacatctgtggaggcaccattactgctgaaaggtacatacaggttttggagaaacatatgttgccatccaagcaatgtctttttcatggactcccctgcttatttcagcaagacaatgacaacagcatggcttcatagtaaaagagtgcgggtactagactggcctgcctgtggtccagacctgtctcccattgaaaatgtgtggcgcaatattaagattaattaaagattaaagtaccaatgattgtcacacacaaactagatgtggtgaaatttgtcctctgcatttgacccatccccttggggagcagtgggcagcagcggcgccgcgcccgggaatcattttggtgatttaacccccaactccaacccttgatgctgagtgccaagcagggaggtaatgggtcccatttttatagtctttggtatgactcggctgggatttgaactccaacctacgaAGCCTAAACTACGacgacggagaccccggactgttgaacaacttaagctgtacatcaagcaagaatgggaaataattccacttcaaaaattggtctcctaagttcccaaatgtttactgagtgttgttaagaggaaaggcaatgtaacacagtggtaaaaatgcccctgtgccaacttttttgcaatgtgttgctgccattacattctaagttaatgattatttgcaaaaaaaaatgaagtttctcagttcaaaccttaaatatcttgtatttgcagtctattcaattgaatataagttgaaaaagatttgcaaatcattgtattctggttttatttacgaattacacaacgtgccaacttcactggttttgggttttgtatgttgcGATAtcgattttaggccatattgtcATCCTTACTGGTAACACAGCAATAGAACAAGCACACAGTGTAAGTCACCTTAAAGTAAAGATGCAAGTAAAGGTTTCTATGTGGATTATGTCGACAACCATTAGCCAGTCCGGGAGGAGTCGAGATAAGATGGTTGCACTGCAGTGGGGAAAGTACTAGTTTGTTTTTACACTGCTTTAAAAAACAGTTGTTAAATGCTGCCACCTAGTGGAGGTATTGAGGCATTACAGTATTGTGTTTTTGTATTACACACAATTTATGGGTCCTTTGAGCTGAAGCATACGAAGAATACTGTAATACTGCAACGTATACTGCGTTGCATCCTACATAAAATATGAAAAGAAGATAACTGCCTGACACTTACCAGTAAAGGACTTCTATTAAGAGCACATTGTTGCTAAGAGAAAGTTATTTATAGTGTTGCTGTCTTGCAGAGTGTTAAGAGAAAGTTATTTATAGTGTTGCTGTCTTGCAGAGTGTCCATTCTTTCTTTTGTTCAAAATTCTTTTGTTCGAAATAAAAAGTTGCTGTGGTCACCAAGCAGCACTTTTATAGACTTGTGCATCCAGTCTTCTCCTGGTTACTCGACTGCCCAACATGACAACAAACTGCCATTTTGAAACCAAGCAGGCTGAGAGTGAGAACTAACCCCGCCAAATGTCTCCTTACGGTCCGTGGAACTCGCTGTCCTCCTTCGAGGAGCAGCTCCGCTTTATGTGGAGTCAGGATGTGTCAGGAGGACTGAGGCCGCAGCCCCCGCAACCAGACTCCAAGGGTTTGAGTGACACGTGGACCAGCATCAAGCTGCCTAACTTCTCTATCCAACACAACAAAGACAGAAGGACTCGTCCAAAATGTGTCGTTGCAAGACCTTGTCAAAATGGAAGATTCCTGCCAAGTATTTTCATGGAAAGCCAGAAGATTAAAGAAACTCCAAAGTTCATCACATCCTATCGACCTCCGGATGCTCTGGAAAGCCAAATAATGTTGGTGAAGACGGGGAAGTTACCTCTTGGACCGTTCCAGAACCACAGACCTCACGACTTCAGACAAGCAAGTCTTTTTCTATTTAacaataatgactttttaaaacggttAGTGCATgtccctcacaatacgaaggtcctgtgtggagtttgcatgctctccccgtgactgcgtgggttccctccgggtactccggcttcctcccacctccaaagacatgcacctggggataggttgattggcaacactaaattggccctattgtgtgaatgtgagtgtgaatgttgcctgtctatctgtgttggccctgtgatgaggcggcgacttgtccagggtgtaccccgcctcccgcccgtgTGCccggatggatggactttttgaAACTTAGATTCATCTTGTCATTTTCAATTTGACCACAAGATGGCAATAAAGCACAATAACAACTAACCTTTGACTCCAGCTCAACGAAGACCTTCCAAACATGGACACTTCCTATGAGAAGGACCCTGCTGAcatcaagttcaagttaaaacaCTTGGACGTTTGTACGTTTCTCAACATGACCTCCGTTTCTCTCGACTGTCGCTTGCAAACATGTCTCTCTTTATGTTGACAGTGGGGGCCGCCACAGCGGAATCAAACACACGCATGCAGTACATCAGGACGCAGCGATATGGACGTAGAGACGACGTTTGGGACATGAGGCTCGTCCTTCCTCTGCTGCCTTGGCCTCCAAAACAAACTACCACTACGGtcagtcatgaaaaacatgtcttCATCCACGACGCGACGGCTGTGAGAGTTCAAGGTCTTTGATTCTCCATGTCTGCTTCACAGAACCGACCGAGAAGAAGTGAAGCATGCAAAGCATTCTTGGAGCATGTGGAAGAAAAACTCTCAAGAAGCTGGAAAACTGAATGTGAAGCTAAACACCACAACTCTCAGCCAAGCTCATTTGTTTTTATCAAAGCATAAACTATTGGTGATGCAGTTGTCACTGACAACAAGCGatatatttgtgtatttgttTAGTGGTAGGATGAAGGCAGCAGGCCAACAGTGACGGCTGTCACAAAGTTCAAAACTCAGCTTCATGAGGTCCGCTGCTGCTGTCGACAGCTGGTCATTTGATGTCCCACCCTCTCCGCTCGCCCCAAAAAATGACAAATACGCAGAAGGCCACGCAATGCGTGATAGCTGCAAGCAAGCATGTCTGGAATATCTGCATTCAATGCGCCCACTGTGAGCACGTGCACACGCTAAATATAAAACGCAGACAATGTATTAAACTCCATGACCTCACGGCTGACATGTGTTTTCTTATTTGAATCCCATTGTATCCTTTTCATTATCTTCTATTTTTTTCCCAATAATTAAATGGGACTTTTGTGCTTATTCTTCGAAAATACTGTTCATTAAAACtatgttcatacattttaagTGTACAGTTTTAAATCAGGATTAATGGAGTGGGAATtgagctgggcgatatatcgaatatacttgatatatcgcgggtttgtctctgtgcgatatagaaaattactatatggtgatattcgagtatacgttctcacgcagttgcttttagctgcgggcattacactacaggcttttatcactctttcttgtctctccttctcacagagagataaaacaagcgcaccttcttacatacgtcacatacgtatacgcccttgcggagcagagaggtagcggcatgggtaacgttagcagtggtgcgagtggtaatacgagagagagaaggtgcgaatctggtaacaaatgaaggaagaattaattcccaagaaaaacagtacagggtccatcgtctggcggtggtttggcttcaagcgggaagatgtcgaacagacaacagtaatttgtcaagtgtagggcaaaagtgttgctacaaaaagtagcattactgctaatatgtagcatcattatgaaaagtcacccgctagagaacgaagagtgcttgaaactctgcatgtcaacatctccgttcggtgccatacCAACACAATGCAgaggcaactatttccacatcaacaccgtatgaaaaaaatagtcaacaacagaagtagataacgtccgcagtaacctaccacatagggaaagacatacactatttgattccctattatgcagctaatttttatttgacagttattgaaatatcttgtgtgacatcatgcacaaaagtgcactttatttgttttaaactattgtagtggcgttctgtacaaaaagtgcactataatttagtgttgttttgatatgtcatcttagtgacatcatgcacaaaagtgcactaatagcttgttttaaaatgtctctgacaatcttgcactttctgttttgaaatgacatgaatgtttgtgccactgcttaataactgcttaataaatacagttttggtaaatggacttagttgtgatttccctctctatatgaaagtttaaaatgagcttatattaatgcagtatgaagaagaatgttttaatgtagacacatagaatcatcatactggtgcgattatatgcatcaagtgttaattcaaggctaaggcaaaatattgagatatatattgtgtatcgtgacatggcctaaaaatatcgagatattaaaaaaaggccatattgcccagccctaagtgggaactttaaaaaatatatatgaaaccAACCAATCAATATATTTATTAGCCTGTTTTGATGCAatgataaatgttatgttgtgatgttgtattttattttttattatatcgtATATGCATTGtgtacttttttctttttctttgaaattgtaatgttactgctttttttacatcatggccaggggagatgaaaactttttttagcttttttaaccatgtgtagtcatgtgttttatgaaattgcattgtcccctttgaaatagaCTAATCTTAAATCTTAAATATAACGTAAAAGGtgattttaatgatttttttcccaGGAATAACAAAAAACATAGGCAAAAAACTGACAAATACAcaataaatgattttttttttaaatgataaaattAAACAATTGACAAATATATTGTTCCTTTGAATcagaattattttaggattttttgttCGGTGCAATGGTGCTACATGAAACATTAACAAGGATAACTAAGTCACAAATAGAATGTATATCAAATATGAATAAAACAAGAATATAAATAGGACAGTAAGATAAAAGATCAAATTCGGTAAGCATGTATAATGTAAGGTAGTAGTATTTAAAACTGCCATTGCTTGGGTAGGAGGGCGCTGTCGAACTACTGCACTTCCTGGTTCTTGGCCAATCATTTTGAAAATACAAACACGCGCATGCGCACAGATGTACAGTCTGGCGAAAACATGCTAGCTGGCTGTTGCTAAAGCTAACTGTTGctgttatattttaagtatatttgtcTATCAACTTAACTATCATGTTATTTTTATCTTTAACTTAAAATTGACAGAAAAATATAAAAGTACTTCCGCTTTTGGAAGTGTGTTGTTTGATAACATTTTCAGGTAGTAAatgaagaacgacattttgtgtaAAATgccaatcatttttttaaacgtgACAGAGTAGTGACGCCGTGAAAAACAGCTATGGACGATGTAGTTACCTCTcgccccccccccacaaaaaaaGCTTCATAATCAAATACAACAGAGAGAGGCGGTTTGTGACTCACTTGAGATTAAACATTGATAGAGCAGCAACCGGGGAAACGCCTGATATTCAGCCAGAGCAACAGGTGATCCTCGTTCCCGGGCATGTTCGTGATTGACAACCCGTTGAGCCAATCAGCGGACAGAGGCAACTATAAATGAACCAATTGCGTGCGGCGCCTGAGTCAAGATGGGCGTCAACCAGGATCGCTGAGCCGCGGCTCGGTCAGCCAGCTCCACACCGACCATCGAGTTCCAACAGACGGTGTGCTCGCTTCACTCTCACCGGGGAGGCGTGTGGAGGTGGGAATACGCAACATTATCGAGCATTTACAGGAGAAGGAGTACGGAGCCGGATGAATAATACCACTACGGAGGGCTCAGACTGGTAGGTAAGCTGTTTTTTTGAGTGGCGTGTCATTAAAAAAGCTTGTGTGTGTCGGCTCTCTGCTGCAGGTATGTTGCTTTGCAACACACACCCTAACACACTATAcataatctagaagaaataaaaaCGGATCTTGAAATGGATCATTCAACGTATTGTCAGCGTTTTAACGGTCAGTACATGTTGTGGATGTAATTTGAAATCAAAATCTGTTATAATTTTTTAGGATTTTTAGCCTTGCTGTATGCATTTTGCAGGGAGAGAACGTGTGAAGTGCAACAAATGGTCATGTTTTGACACCAGCACAGCAGGCTTACATAATACCGACGCTGTGTTGTCTGACTGACATGTTGAGTTATTATAgtcagttttttcttttttagtgGTGACTCACACAAAGTATGTTCCAACGTAACAATGAATACCGATTGTGCATAATCCTGCATTTCTGTTGGCTGCCAGGGTATTTATTAGAAGAGATCTAATTGCTCGACACATAATATTTTTGTGTTCTATAGAAGTCAGAGTGGCTCTTCCAGGAAACATCGGCATGTAAAGTGTAAATGTAGTCAAACTGGTTTAACTGGGAATCAACTCAAACAACTTTTTTTGTTtggctttattttttgcaaataaacattCCGTCAAGTTGAACAATTTGATACATTTCTACATTATGGGCGTAACGAttaatcaatatatatcaatttatattccttagattcaactataccaataccaatattttggtaccggtaccaaaatgtattttttgatacttttcggtacttttctaaataaaggggaccacaaaaaatggcattattggctttattttaacaaaaaaatcttacggtacagcaaacatatgtttcttattgcaagtttgtccttaaataaaatagtgaacatacaagacaacttgtcttttagtagtaagcagaggtgggaccaagtcattgctttgcaagtcacaagtaagtctcaagtctttgccctcaagtctcgagtcaagtcccgagtcaagacaggcaagtcccgagtcaagtccaaagtcaagactggaaagtctcaagtcaagtcccaagtcctgcattttgaatttcgagtcatttcaagtccttttaaccacagactaatatatttacacagattgtgtatgcttttaaaacgctgtatttatttattaaaacaagtgcatttgaaattgcaggaaaaaaaatagtgctaacattgcacttcataatagcactattatccagtcattttaaacatttaactcattcctttacagaataaacacatttgaaaaaacaagtgcaactgtacttatttgcacaaaagtgttaacattgtatttccatggcatattgcattgtaactagttccacagcagtttctatcctgttcttacctgatctcattgatctcatctcatactgaatgtgtgttgatgtgtgcgtacatatgaaaaacatgaacaaaacaatgaacagagttgtactttttagatgtcagggccctatgcaatatgtacacatattcttaatatagtatacattttaactgacctttatttgactatgtttgtgtttttgtaggtggctaaaatatgcggtgctgctgatcgcgtctaacgttacgttactgtttGTGATACATTGATTAACGTaatgttatgtataggtacctcatgcagccctgcttaaaaaaaatcacttgacaaaaagtatgaataaggttagcgaactgcagtggacgcaacagattgccttgtttgcaatgacgttataaccatagacatcttataagtagacgcagcattggctgctgtgacacgagcaatttggccgccatcttgaagtggtgatgaggagccggcgagcagcctaaactgacagttgacaggtagaaaacaaagatgccgggctggtgttcagcattttcttgctcaaatgagcggactgttgaaaataggaatcgggtgattacttttcacaagtaagatttaacattaatgtactattggttgtattttatgaaaataatattaccacagagttgagaaggagcaaatatctttaatatttgtatgtgaaaatcacaaagaaatcttctgggggaggataacCCCCCTACagaggtttggtttacaaactttcagccccacctaaaacaaaattcaccaaacgccactgattatgatgcattctcattttaggcaaaatataagacaatactttcttaacagtataattgtaaccaggaataagtcttcaagtaacaatattcaaatacttacATTGTtaggtaagacagaatttggttttattctgaatctagtgaaacagattggtggttttagctgatataaagacttacaggtgtttatatatgtttatgttgaagtatttggcagatgcttttatccaaagcgacatacataaaaaatgcatataaaacaatgactgtaaacatgatcatttaagtgaagaatgtaatacaaaatatcaatacaaagtgtcaagacagaataaactctctgctgctgcagcaacagagatacagtctataatttGGGGGGCGgtatggcatagtgggtagagcaaccgtgccagaaacctgagggttgcaggttcgctccccgcctcttaccatccaaaatcgctgccgttgtgtccttgggcaggacacttcacccttgcccccggtgccgctcacaccggagaatgaatgatgaatgaatgagttgtaaatatgaatgatgggttctcacttctctgtgaagcgctttgagtgtctagaaaagcgctatataaatctaatccattattattattattattataagatatatagatatctaatgttttcatacattgtttatgtaggatatacgcatgtatatataacctaatcatattgtttcttcaatttaaaaatagctgaccgttttttcccctttctctgggattatattaccAGTTTTGATCTctgacgtctggtcacttatagcgtataagaatattatattactgttaagcaaactatgaataataaaacacgccaaaacacgtgtcctttatcatagctacacgtatgacaaaaaagcgcgtgaaaatcagtggtattcagtgaggtaagatgaattaaatgcgctgacagttcattgctcctgccaaatgaattgcactagtggagcggatcaccactccaagatggcggccccgcgtctcgtctgcgcctgtaggcagtagcgctccatgctgcgtacttttataagatgtctatggttataacgttagcagtgagtttacagcctcactgatttaactacacagcaaataaaagtcacgttacttagccaataaacgttagcttacattcaaaacttacccttctttgtacatcttcaaatgtcgaacgaagttggaagttgttacgtctccgtctgtaatattcgaactgcatgatttgcatagggctattcgttttttgttgaccgagtcgtagttttaatacccgaacgaaattaactttggcataattgtttctcactgccgcattgtttgacaattcttcttcattggttgtcctgcaatttgattggatgagagctgtgggatgaaaacagcgtagatctaatttgattggctgttgtaatgagagcacaccagctgacaggaacaacacgctgatagacacagacaaagaaaaggaaaaatacggagcggcgcgctcccaaataactttttaatctttgggttttggggaaagtagcaagtcatgtcaagtcaaaaggctcaagtccaagtgaagtcacaagtcattgatgttaaagtctaagtcgagttgcaagtctctttacattttgtcaagtcgagtccaaagtcatcaaattcatgactcgagtctgactcgagtccaagtcatgtgactcgagtccacacctctggtagtaagtaaacaaacaaaggctcctaatttagtctgtggatgtattcagtaacatattgtcatttatcattctattattttgtcaacattgtgaAGGATGTGGTAGAAAATGCATAATtaatctacatgttcatttacacctcttcctgagggctctgtaccaaggatgtcgttgtggcttgtgcagccctttgagacacttgtgatttagggctgtataaataaacattgattgattgatgattgatcattttcagtgttatagcatcacctttatcgttagtctttaagccaaaatgcttccattatccattttctgtctacacacattgtctgcttgtaagtagtgattgtgcgctgcagaacatgctcctctgctcgtaaaaccagcaatgacacgacgtgacgacgggtgGGATACCGGTacgttttagaggcggtataataccgaatgtgattcattagtatcgcggtagtaTACCAATaccagtataccatacaaccctagattCAACTATATGCATATGTGCTTCACAAGTTTGCCTTCTGtaagataggtatcgatccaacatTGTTTTGAAAGGAAATCAATTTATCGATGCAAGAAAAAGGAGAACATTGGATTTAGGAATGTCACTTTTTATATAAAGTTTAACACTTTTATTGTTGGACGTTAAATGTTGTTCAAGTCTGTCTGCTCGTCTGCGGCGTGGTCGACAacaaaacaagaatgacagaTACCTACAGTGGCTGAGAAAGTTCCCAACAAATACAAACGCGATAAGGCACTATCATGAATTATAACACaccaactttcagctacagcacgattgcaaaagtcaCTACACGATAatataaagccgcaacacaacaAAGGATGCAACacacacaacggaagtgacagcggagCAAGTTACAGTGACGGACCAACTTCCTATACATAGCATACTACTAATATtgagaaagtttaaaaaaaaaaaaaaaaaaattatttgactgAAAAAGTGGTCACACTTCACTTACTTTACAGACTTTGTTTATTACAGTTTTCAACTCTCCGTCTCCGGAAACTTGTCCACTGTCATGTCCGTTCCGTGTTTGACTTATagttgtgttatggctttatgttatTGTGCTGTGACTTTTTTCTGCTATCATAGCTGTTTATTAAAGTGAAAGTATAAACCACTGCTCATTTAACCTGAAGAAATTTGGTTGCACTTAATTTTTTCATATTATTTCatctttgtattatttttatgtcaAAAAACAACCGTAAAAGTAGCAGGTATATCTACTGTTAATTCAAACCTGAAGTTTGCAACTTGGTTGAACTTTatttttgatattaatattgtatttaattttgaaAAGCAGAAGTAGCAGG containing:
- the si:dkey-30e9.6 gene encoding uncharacterized protein si:dkey-30e9.6 yields the protein MSPYGPWNSLSSFEEQLRFMWSQDVSGGLRPQPPQPDSKGLSDTWTSIKLPNFSIQHNKDRRTRPKCVVARPCQNGRFLPSIFMESQKIKETPKFITSYRPPDALESQIMLVKTGKLPLGPFQNHRPHDFRQLNEDLPNMDTSYEKDPADIKFKLKHLDVLGAATAESNTRMQYIRTQRYGRRDDVWDMRLVLPLLPWPPKQTTTTNRPRRSEACKAFLEHVEEKLSRSWKTECEAKHHNSQPSSFVFIKA